One window from the genome of Paramormyrops kingsleyae isolate MSU_618 chromosome 3, PKINGS_0.4, whole genome shotgun sequence encodes:
- the degs1 gene encoding sphingolipid delta(4)-desaturase DES1, whose protein sequence is MGNRVARDDYEWVYTDQPHADRRKEILAKYPEIKSLMGPDPRLKWIVSSMVLVQFVAFYAVKDLEWKWVLFWTYIFGGCLNHSMTLAIHEISHNTAFGNNKAVWNRWFAIFANLPVGLPYSASFKRYHMDHHRYLGGDGVDVDIPTEFEGWFFCTRLRKLMWIALQPFFYALRPLSINPKTPSRLELTNAAIQLVFDLGLYWLWGIKPVVYMLAGSMLGMGLHPISGHFIAEHYMFLKGHETYSYYGSLNLLTFNVGYHNEHHDFPSIPGCRLPLVKKIASEYYNNLPQYTSWVRVLYDFIMDDELSPYSRVKRKLKGDVKLE, encoded by the exons CAAAATACCCAGAGATTAAATCGCTGATGGGGCCAGACCCGAGGCTGAAGTGGATTGTCAGCAGCATGGTATTAGTGCAATTTGTGGCTTTCTACGCTGTCAAGGACTTGGAGTGGAAGTGGGTGCTGTTTTGGACGTACATTTTTGGTGGCTGCCTGAACCACTCGATGACTCTGGCCATCCACGAGATCTCGCACAACACGGCCTTTGGCAACAACAAGGCAGTGTGGAACCGCTGGTTCGCCATCTTTGCTAACCTGCCTGTGGGGCTGCCATACTCTGCATCCTTCAAGCGCTACCACATGGACCACCACCGCTACCTGGGTGGGGATGGCGTGGACGTGGACATCCCCACGGAGTTTGAGGGCTGGTTCTTCTGCACACGCCTCCGGAAGTTGATGTGGATTGCCCTGCAACCATTCTTTTATGCACTGCGGCCGCTATCCATCAACCCAAAGACCCCAAGTCGGCTGGAGCTGACTAACGCAGCGATCCAGCTGGTCTTTGACTTGGGCCTCTACTGGCTGTGGGGCATCAAGCCTGTGGTTTACATGCTGGCAGGCTCAATGCTGGGCATGGGGCTGCACCCCATATCTGGCCATTTCATTGCCGAGCACTACATGTTCCTCAAGGGCCATGAGACATACTCGTACTACGGCTCGCTCAACCTGCTCACCTTCAACGTGGGCTACCACAACGAGCACCATGACTTCCCCAGCATCCCTGGATGCAGGCTGCCACTG GTGAAGAAGATAGCGTCCGAGTACTACAACAACCTTCCACAGTACACATCCTGGGTCAGGGTGCTGTACGACTTCATCATGGATGATGAGCTGAGCCCCTACTCGCGTGTCAAGAGGAAGCTGAAGGGAGATGTCAAGCTCGAGTGA